Proteins from a single region of Punica granatum isolate Tunisia-2019 chromosome 8, ASM765513v2, whole genome shotgun sequence:
- the LOC116187294 gene encoding CSC1-like protein At4g02900, giving the protein MASLQDIGVSAAINILTALAFLVAFAILRLQPINDRVYFPKWYLKGIRGSPTRSGPFVKQFVNLDCKTYIKFLNWMPAALKMPEPELIEHAGLDSTAFIRIYLLGLKIFVPITFLALVVLVPVNWTGKTLETIQNVTFSNIDKLSISNVPSGSARFWAHLVMAYVFTFWIFYILYNEYKIMANMRLHFLASENRRPDQFTVLVRNVPPDPDESVSEHVEHFFCVNHPDNYLTHQVVYNANKLAKLVEKKKSLHNWLTYYQNKYERNPTEKPMTKTGFMGLWGTKVDAVDYYSAEIEKLNQGEATEREKVISDPNAIVPAAFVSFKSRWGAAVCAQTQQSRNPTIWLTEWAPEPRDVYWANLAVPYFELTIRRLLMAITLFFLTFFFMIPIAFVQSLANIEGIERVLPFLKGLIEMPTVKSVIQGFLPGIALKIFLIILPSILMLMSKIEGYASLSSLERRSAAKYHLFVLVNVFLGSIITGTAFQQLKSFLNQAPTEIPKTVGVSIPMKATFFITYIMVDGWAGIAAEILRLVPLIIFHLKNTFLVKTEKDREQAMDPGCLDFATSEPRIQLYFLLGFVYCVVTPILLPFIVVFFAFALMVFRHQIINVYNQKYESGATFWPDVHRRLIIGMVISQLLLMGLLSTKNAAKSTPLLVVLPVLTIWFHIFCKGRFESAFVKFPLEDAMVKDTLERATEPNLNLKAYLQDAYVHPVFKGGDLDRPSVIDEEENNPLVPTKRNSNRSSKFGSGRSSDVEL; this is encoded by the exons ATGGCCAGCCTCCAAGATATCGGCGTGTCAGCTGCCATCAATATTCTAACGGCATTGGCATTTCTAGTGGCCTTTGCCATATTGCGGCTTCAACCCATAAACGATAGAGTGTACTTCCCGAAATGGTACCTCAAGGGGATAAGAGGCAGCCCAACACGCTCCGGGCCATTTGTAAAGCAATTTGTCAACTTGGATtgtaaaacatatataaaatttttgaattggatgCCAGCAGCTTTGAAAATGCCAGAACCTGAGCTCATCGAGCATGCAGGCCTTGATTCTACTGCATTCATCCGGATTTACCTTCTTGG GTTGAAAATATTTGTCCCCATCACTTTCCTTGCTCTAGTGGTTTTGGTGCCTGTGAATTGGACTGGTAAAACTTTAGAGACTATACAAAATGTAACGTTTAGTAACATTGACAAGCTCTCCATATCAAATGTCCCATCTGGATCAGCCCG ATTTTGGGCACATCTGGTGATGGCATATGTCTTCACATTTTGGATATTCTATATTCTATACAATGAATATAAGATTATGGCAAATATGAGGTTGCATTTTTTAGCATCCGAAAATCGCCGTCCCGATCAATTTACT GTTCTTGTTCGAAATGTTCCTCCGGACCCAGATGAATCTGTCAGTGAGCATGTGGAGCATTTCTTCTGTGTGAATCATCCTGATAACTACCTCACACATCAG GTTGTCTACAATGCGAATAAGCTCGCGAAATTGgttgagaagaagaagagcctACACAATTGGCTTACCTACTACCAGAACAAGTACGAAAGAAATCCTACAGAAAAGCCAATGACTAAG ACTGGATTTATGGGTCTATGGGGAACCAAAGTGGATGCTGTAGACTATTATTCTGCTGAAATTGAGAAGTTAAATCAAGGG GAAGCAACAGAACGAGAGAAGGTTATAAGTGATCCAAATGCTATTGTTCCTGCTGCCTTTGTCTCATTCAAGAGCCGATGGGGTGCAGCTGTCTGTGCTCAGACTCAGCAATCACGAAACCCCACAATCTGGTTAACAGAATGGGCGCCGGAGCCCCGCGATGTCTACTGGGCTAATCTTGCAGTACCTTATTTCGAGCTTACCATTAGAAGATTGCTGATGGCCATCACTCTATTTTTCCTCACCTTTTTCTTTATGATTCCAATAGCATTTGTTCAATCTCTGGCCAACATCGAGGGTATTGAGAGAGTTCTTCCCTTTCTAAAGGGATTGATCGAAAT GCCCACAGTGAAGTCCGTCATTCAAGGCTTCCTCCCTGGAATTGCTCTAAAGATCTTCCTCATCATACTCCCGAGCATTCTCATGTTGATGTCAAAAATAGAAGGCTATGCATCTCTCTCATCTTTGGAGAGAAGATCAGCTGCAAAATATCATCTGTTTGTATTGGTGAACGTCTTTCTTGGAAGCATCATAACTGGAACAGCATTTCAGCAACTCAAGTCGTTCCTTAACCAGGCACCAACAGA GATTCCAAAAACGGTCGGTGTCTCCATCCCAATGAAAGCCACATTTTTCATCACTTACATAATGGTCGATGGCTGGGCTGGTATAGCTGCAGAAATCCTTAGATTGGTCCCTTTGATCATCTTCCACTTAAAGAATACATTCTTGGTCAAGACAGAGAAGGACAGAGAGCAGGCGATGGACCCAGGCTGCTTGGATTTCGCTACATCTGAGCCTCGTATTCAATTATATTTCTTGCTGGGGTTTGTCTATTGTGTGGTTACGCctattcttcttcctttcatcGTGGTCTTCTTTGCCTTCGCCCTCATGGTTTTCCGCCACCAG ATTATTAATGTATACAACCAAAAATACGAGAGTGGCGCAACTTTCTGGCCAGACGTTCACCGGCGCCTGATTATTGGCATGGTAATCTCTCAGCTTCTTCTAATGGGACTGCTGAGCACTAAAAATGCAGCCAAATCGACTCCCCTGCTCGTTGTGCTGCCTGTTTTGACCATCTGGTTCCATATATTCTGCAAGGGACGCTTCGAATCAGCTTTTGTGAAGTTCCCTCTAGAG GACGCGATGGTGAAGGATACACTGGAACGGGCTACTGAACCAAACTTGAACTTGAAAGCCTATCTTCAGGATGCATACGTGCACCCGGTTTTCAAGGGTGGAGACCTAGACAGGCCTTCGGTCATCGATGAGGAGGAGAATAACCCGCTCGTCCCTACAAAGAGGAACTCGAACCGCAGCAGCAAGTTCGGCTCTGGGAGAAGTTCCGACGTTGAGCTTTAA